A genomic window from Alkalihalobacillus sp. AL-G includes:
- a CDS encoding carbohydrate ABC transporter permease, whose product MINWIDRNIKWVFTMPAVIFVALMMVLPVGYTFWLSFHNWNMSNIDPPLWVAFKNYQVLFNDPLFIKSLWLMLYFTVASVLIETILGIGLAIMMNQHFIGKGLVKTLFLLPMVATPVAVGLVWVLIYEPNIGIANVFLNKLGLPGLEWLTSPDLVMPSLILIDVWEWTPMIALIVLAGLVSLPRDPFEAAMIDGANSWQTFWKITLPLLKPTIYSAVLLRMIDALKTFDIIYATTQGGPGTASQTINIYGYVLGFQYFKIGQASALLMVFFLIVLSISIFTILLRKRAGVSL is encoded by the coding sequence ATGATAAACTGGATTGATCGGAACATCAAGTGGGTTTTTACGATGCCTGCTGTCATTTTTGTTGCGTTAATGATGGTCTTGCCTGTCGGTTATACATTTTGGCTAAGCTTCCACAACTGGAATATGTCAAATATAGACCCGCCATTATGGGTAGCATTTAAAAACTATCAGGTTTTATTCAATGATCCTCTATTTATAAAATCACTGTGGCTTATGCTTTATTTTACGGTTGCATCGGTACTTATTGAAACGATTTTAGGTATCGGCCTGGCAATCATGATGAATCAGCATTTTATTGGAAAGGGCCTGGTCAAGACATTATTCTTGTTGCCGATGGTGGCGACACCCGTAGCGGTAGGTTTGGTTTGGGTCCTTATTTATGAACCGAATATCGGTATTGCAAACGTGTTTTTAAATAAGCTTGGATTGCCTGGTCTTGAGTGGTTGACCTCACCTGATCTTGTCATGCCTTCATTGATTTTGATCGATGTATGGGAATGGACACCGATGATTGCTTTGATTGTTCTGGCGGGGCTTGTTTCTCTTCCAAGGGATCCCTTTGAAGCAGCGATGATTGATGGGGCGAATTCCTGGCAAACTTTCTGGAAAATTACGCTTCCTTTATTGAAGCCGACGATTTATTCCGCCGTCTTGTTGAGGATGATCGATGCATTGAAAACCTTCGATATCATCTATGCCACCACGCAGGGTGGTCCGGGTACTGCATCACAGACGATCAACATCTATGGTTATGTCTTAGGCTTCCAATATTTCAAAATTGGTCAGGCTTCAGCTTTACTTATGGTGTTTTTCCTCATAGTCCTATCGATTAGTATCTTTACTATTCTCTTAAGAAAGAGAGCGGGGGTCAGTTTATGA